The following are encoded together in the Desulfuromonas sp. genome:
- a CDS encoding alanine dehydrogenase gives MIVGVLKEIKTEENRVSMTPAGVEIMNAHGHDVLVEAGAGNGSGFDDEAYVVAGAEIVSSPNEIFDRADMVMHVKEPQPSEFDLIRPEQVVFTYFHFAASEELTRAMLKSSAVCIAYETITDNKG, from the coding sequence ATGATCGTCGGCGTTCTCAAGGAAATTAAAACCGAGGAAAATCGCGTCAGCATGACTCCGGCCGGAGTCGAAATCATGAACGCCCATGGCCACGACGTGCTTGTCGAGGCTGGCGCCGGTAACGGGAGTGGTTTCGACGATGAGGCCTACGTCGTCGCCGGCGCCGAAATCGTCAGTTCGCCGAATGAAATATTCGACCGGGCCGACATGGTCATGCATGTCAAGGAGCCACAACCAAGCGAATTTGACCTGATCCGTCCGGAGCAGGTCGTTTTCACCTACTTCCACTTCGCCGCTTCGGAAGAGCTGACCCGAGCAATGCTCAAAAGCAGCGCTGTCTGCATCGCCTACGAAACGATTACCGACAACAAGGG
- a CDS encoding YgiQ family radical SAM protein, whose amino-acid sequence MNHQFLPTTSHEMTSRGWAELDILFITGDAYIDHPAFGTPLLARMLEAEGFRVGIIAQPDWRNREAFTTMGRPRLFAAVSSGAMDSMVNHYTAAKKIRKDDAYTPGGRPGARPNRAVIAYTAAVKGAFKGLPTVIGGIEASLRRLAHYDYWDDKVRRSILVDSKADLLLYGMAESALRELAWRMHEGEMIGNIDDLRGTARLESAPRPDAIELPPFDQAAENSSDYNLAFKLAAEQANPASGKPLAQRHDNRWVIVNPPPGPLSSEQLDQIYSLPFSRLPHPSYREKIPAYEQIKFSVTSHRGCFGGCAFCAITHHQGKTIQSRSIESIRSEVDRLSEHPDFRGTISDVGGPTANMYGLCCGSPEAEAKCRRSSCLYPQRCRHLVKSDRQAVKMLREIARHPKVKHLFVASGIRYDLLEQQSDYFNQLLEHHVGGLLKVAPETTSDNVARVMRKPGARAFESFLRSFYDRSRDLKKKQGIVPYFISAHPGCTLDDMIDVALFLKKHRLRVEQVQEFTPTPGSLSTCIYYTGKDPFSGERIHVPRDAKEKRLQKSLLLWHLPENRKDILEALEICGRMELKEQFIANKGHKGRGKVSKSRKR is encoded by the coding sequence ATGAATCATCAATTTCTTCCGACAACCTCTCACGAGATGACCTCCCGTGGCTGGGCTGAACTCGATATCCTCTTTATCACCGGCGACGCCTATATCGACCATCCCGCTTTCGGCACCCCCCTGCTCGCCCGAATGCTCGAAGCAGAGGGTTTCCGGGTCGGCATCATCGCCCAGCCGGACTGGCGTAATCGGGAGGCATTCACAACAATGGGCCGCCCGCGACTGTTCGCCGCCGTCTCCAGCGGTGCCATGGATTCGATGGTCAATCACTACACCGCCGCCAAAAAAATCCGCAAGGACGACGCCTACACTCCGGGCGGCCGGCCCGGCGCCCGGCCGAACCGGGCGGTGATTGCCTATACTGCCGCGGTCAAAGGGGCATTCAAGGGATTGCCAACGGTGATCGGCGGCATCGAAGCGAGCCTGCGCCGTCTGGCCCATTACGACTACTGGGACGACAAGGTCCGTCGATCGATTCTGGTTGACAGCAAAGCCGACCTGTTGCTTTACGGCATGGCCGAGTCAGCCCTGAGGGAGCTTGCCTGGCGGATGCATGAAGGGGAGATGATCGGCAACATCGATGATCTTCGCGGAACAGCCCGGCTGGAGAGTGCACCCCGGCCAGACGCAATCGAACTCCCGCCGTTTGACCAGGCCGCGGAAAATAGCAGTGACTACAATCTTGCGTTCAAACTGGCAGCCGAGCAGGCCAATCCGGCCAGCGGCAAACCGCTGGCGCAGCGGCATGACAACCGCTGGGTGATCGTCAATCCGCCACCCGGGCCATTGAGCTCAGAACAGCTCGATCAGATTTACAGTCTGCCGTTCTCGCGATTGCCACACCCTTCCTACAGGGAAAAGATCCCGGCCTACGAGCAGATCAAGTTCTCGGTCACCAGCCACCGCGGCTGTTTCGGCGGTTGTGCCTTCTGCGCGATTACCCATCACCAGGGAAAAACGATCCAGTCGCGCTCGATCGAATCCATCCGGAGTGAAGTTGATCGGTTGAGCGAACATCCGGACTTCAGGGGAACGATCAGCGACGTCGGCGGACCGACTGCCAATATGTACGGACTTTGCTGCGGCAGTCCCGAAGCCGAAGCGAAGTGCAGGCGGAGCAGCTGCCTCTATCCGCAACGCTGCCGGCACCTGGTCAAGTCGGACCGGCAAGCGGTCAAGATGCTGCGGGAAATCGCGCGCCACCCAAAGGTCAAGCACCTGTTCGTCGCCTCCGGCATCCGTTATGATCTGCTTGAGCAACAATCCGACTACTTCAACCAGTTGCTTGAACATCACGTCGGCGGCCTGCTCAAGGTCGCCCCGGAGACGACCAGCGACAATGTTGCCCGCGTCATGCGCAAACCGGGCGCCAGAGCATTCGAAAGCTTTTTGCGCAGTTTCTACGATCGTAGCCGTGACCTCAAAAAAAAGCAGGGCATTGTCCCCTACTTCATCAGCGCTCATCCCGGCTGCACTCTCGACGACATGATCGACGTCGCCCTCTTCCTCAAAAAGCACCGCCTGCGAGTCGAGCAGGTGCAGGAATTCACCCCGACGCCCGGTTCGCTGTCGACCTGTATTTATTACACCGGCAAGGATCCGTTCAGCGGCGAGCGGATTCATGTACCCCGTGACGCCAAAGAAAAACGGCTACAGAAATCGCTGCTGCTCTGGCACCTGCCAGAAAACCGGAAGGATATACTCGAAGCACTGGAGATCTGCGGAAGGATGGAGCTGAAAGAGCAGTTCATTGCAAACAAGGGGCACAAGGGCAGAGGGAAAGTGTCAAAAAGTAGAAAAAGATAA
- a CDS encoding aminoacetone oxidase family FAD-binding enzyme, which yields MQLIAVGITSRAYSVMDFARRSDNNDRMQQTDIIVVGGGPAGMFAAGHAALAGAKVILLERNRMCGAKILITGKGRCNVTNSEADPRKFVERFGRNGKAFLTALYAYGVEDVVNFFEERQVALTRERGGRIFPARGDARDIKKALDSFLRESGVEVVAPCRVDHLVVDEGKVLAAETGRGRFHAERFIIATGGLSYPETGCDGDGYRWAENLEHHLVPTRPALVPVRLAENWTARVTRLNLRNVEVSVWQKGKKLAARFGEAFFTRNGIGGPIILDLSGSIRDALAAGAVELRLDLKPAVNAEIFDQRLQRELSDNSNRDFRNALGNLLPKVMIPIFIELSAIDPMKKCHSVTREERKNLLCLFKQLPLKVSACDGYDKAIVTAGGVNLGDIDMRTMCSKKIPNLYFAGEMIDLDGPTGGFNLQVCWSTGYLAGISAAGK from the coding sequence ATGCAGCTGATTGCTGTCGGGATCACATCAAGGGCGTATTCGGTGATGGACTTTGCCCGGCGCTCGGACAATAATGACCGGATGCAACAGACAGACATTATAGTTGTCGGCGGTGGTCCGGCCGGGATGTTCGCCGCCGGGCATGCCGCCCTGGCCGGAGCGAAGGTGATCCTGCTGGAACGGAACCGGATGTGCGGCGCCAAAATCCTTATCACCGGCAAGGGGCGTTGCAACGTCACCAACAGCGAAGCCGACCCACGCAAGTTCGTCGAACGTTTCGGTCGCAACGGCAAGGCTTTTCTGACGGCACTTTATGCCTATGGTGTCGAAGATGTCGTCAACTTCTTTGAAGAACGGCAGGTTGCCCTGACGCGGGAGCGGGGTGGCCGGATTTTTCCGGCCAGAGGAGATGCCCGGGATATCAAGAAAGCCCTCGACTCTTTCCTCAGGGAGAGCGGTGTTGAGGTTGTCGCCCCGTGCCGGGTCGATCATCTTGTTGTTGACGAGGGCAAGGTGCTGGCCGCCGAAACGGGTCGCGGCCGCTTCCATGCCGAGCGGTTCATCATCGCGACCGGCGGGCTCTCTTATCCGGAGACCGGCTGTGACGGCGATGGCTATCGTTGGGCCGAAAACCTCGAACATCATCTGGTTCCGACCAGGCCGGCACTGGTCCCGGTCCGTCTGGCGGAAAACTGGACCGCCCGGGTGACCCGCCTCAACCTCAGGAACGTCGAAGTTTCGGTCTGGCAGAAGGGGAAGAAACTTGCTGCGCGGTTCGGTGAGGCCTTTTTTACCCGCAACGGCATTGGCGGCCCGATCATTCTTGACCTGAGCGGCTCGATTCGTGATGCACTTGCCGCCGGGGCGGTGGAATTGCGGCTCGACCTGAAGCCGGCCGTTAACGCCGAGATCTTTGATCAACGGCTGCAACGCGAGCTCAGCGACAACAGCAACCGCGACTTTCGCAATGCCCTCGGCAACTTGCTGCCGAAAGTAATGATCCCGATTTTTATCGAACTTTCGGCAATCGATCCAATGAAAAAATGCCACTCGGTGACCCGCGAAGAGAGAAAGAATCTGCTCTGTCTCTTCAAACAATTACCCCTGAAGGTCTCTGCCTGTGATGGCTACGACAAGGCAATTGTTACGGCCGGTGGTGTCAATCTCGGTGATATCGATATGCGCACCATGTGTTCGAAAAAAATACCCAACCTCTATTTTGCCGGCGAGATGATCGACCTCGATGGTCCGACCGGCGGCTTCAATCTCCAGGTCTGCTGGTCGACCGGATATCTCGCCGGGATCAGTGCCGCCGGCAAATAA